A region from the Pithys albifrons albifrons isolate INPA30051 chromosome Z, PitAlb_v1, whole genome shotgun sequence genome encodes:
- the GPX8 gene encoding probable glutathione peroxidase 8 isoform X1, with the protein MEPLTATYPLKYWVPKARVVVVFLSMVLCTTILCLLQLKFFKPKLKDFYSFEVKDSRGRNISLEKYRGKAALVVNVASYCQYTDKNYIALQELHREFGPSHFTVLAFPCNQFGESEPSSSQEIESFAKGNYGVTFPVFHKIKILGSEADPAFKFLIDSSKKEPRWNFWKYLVSPEGKVVKFWRPEEPIQSIKPEVASLIRQIIMKKREDL; encoded by the exons ATGGAGCCTCTCACAGCAACTTATCCTCTGAAATACTGGGTGCCCAAAGCCAGGGTTGTTGTTGTCTTTCTGTCAATGGTTTTGTGTACCACCATTCTCTGCCTGCTACAACTCAAATTTTTTAAACCTAAACTCaaagatttttattcttttgaagtCAAGGATTCACGAGGAAGGAATATTTCCTTGGAGAAGTACAGAGGGAAA GCAGCTTTAGTTGTAAACGTGGCCAGTTACTGCCAATACACAGACAAAAATTACATCGCACTGCAAGAGCTACACAGAGAGTTTGGTCCCTCCCACTTCACTGTGCTGGCGTTTCCCTGCAACCAGTTCGGAGAATCAGAGCCTAGTTCAAGCCAGGAAATAGAATCTTTTGCCAAAGGAAACTATGGAGTAACCTTCCCTGTTTTCCACAAAATCAAGATCCTAGGATCAGAAGCAGATCCCGCTTTTAAATTTCTAATAG ATTCTTCAAAGAAAGAGCCTCGATGGAATTTCTGGAAATATCTTGTCAGCCCTGAGGGTAAAGTTGTGAAATTCTGGAGACCCGAAGAGCCAATACAAAGTATCAAACCAGAAGTAGCATCATTAATCAGGCAGATCAtcatgaaaaaaagagaagaccTCTGA
- the GPX8 gene encoding probable glutathione peroxidase 8 isoform X2, with product MEPLTATYPLKYWVPKARVVVVFLSMVLCTTILCLLQLKFFKPKLKDFYSFEVKDSRGRNISLEKYRGKILQRKSLDGISGNILSALRVKL from the exons ATGGAGCCTCTCACAGCAACTTATCCTCTGAAATACTGGGTGCCCAAAGCCAGGGTTGTTGTTGTCTTTCTGTCAATGGTTTTGTGTACCACCATTCTCTGCCTGCTACAACTCAAATTTTTTAAACCTAAACTCaaagatttttattcttttgaagtCAAGGATTCACGAGGAAGGAATATTTCCTTGGAGAAGTACAGAGGGAAA ATTCTTCAAAGAAAGAGCCTCGATGGAATTTCTGGAAATATCTTGTCAGCCCTGAGGGTAAAGTTGTGA